A segment of the Zingiber officinale cultivar Zhangliang chromosome 8B, Zo_v1.1, whole genome shotgun sequence genome:
AAATGGTAATGATTCCCTAATACTAATCAAACATCATACTTTTATTAATCATATttattctcattccccacttcAATCAATCTCATTCCATGGTTCTAACTAAGTAGGTCATAAGTAAGTCATAAGTGACCAGATGTTTAACGAAAATCTTGGAAGAGTGAACCCTATGTATGAAAAGTCTAAGAAGGTCAAGGGTAATCGGATACTTGGTGGAAATTCTAGGGAGTGAATCTAGATGGTGAAAAACTTAAGCAAGTCAAGAGTAACATAATATTTGATGGAAATCCTGGAAGAGTGAACCCTATGTGTGAAATATCTAAGCAAGTTAAGGCTAATCAGATGCTTAGTGGAAATCTTAGAGAGTGAACTTAGGTAGTGAAAAAGTCTCAAGAGGTTCGGAGCAGATTAATAGTGATCACATACTTGAGAGGAGGATTATTGGAAATACAATCAAAATCTTacattaaaaatacatgaaaaagatcatgagtttaaaagataAAGATATTTCTATTGCAATGAAGTCTTTTGAATAGAGATTAAAAACAAATTCATGAGAACTTTGATCCAAtggataattttatattattgtgaAGATATGTGAATTTTTTTATCTTAATAATGATAATGCTCACGATCACGCTAAACGTTCCTCATAGTCGACTTGACGGTGGGATGAAGAAAGATAAACCAAATACTAAACTACCCTTTAAATGAGAGAATCATTTGCATAAAAGTCTACCACTTGGTAACAATTCAATTATGGAGCAATTTATTCACGAATCATTGTTATAGCAAAGGTTATTACGCCCACCTCATGCATTCCTTACAACACCCATCCCCAGGTCATgtgaaaggaggtaaatcacggtgtCAGCTGATAGATGGCCGCTCAATGGTTAGAGATGGGAGGAATTTTTTTTTCCGAGAGCATGCACGCGTCATGAATTAATTCCTATCCATTATAGCAAATCCTCATGCTAAACGTTATTCATCATCAACTTCATGATAGGATGAAAAGAGATAAATTAAATACTGAACGCCCCTTAAATGGGAGGATTATTTGTATGAAAGTCTACTCAACTATGGGATAATTTATTCGTGAATCACTGTTATAGTAAATGTGATTACATTCATCTAAATATCACTCATAGCCTCGTTCTCAAATTACGTGAAAagataataaatcataaattcaaCATATAGTCAGAAATATATTCATCAAATAGCTAAGGAGCAgaagaaattttttctccaaaatatatattcattaaaaattaatctctactCATTATAATAAATCTTTCATGCTCTGACCAAATGAACACTAGGCGGAGATAATTTATTCACGAATCGCTTTCTATAGTAAAGGGAGAAAGATGATAAAAGAATCAATTCACGTAATGTTTAGGATAAATAATTAACCCGGAGCTGGCTTGACTTGAGCCCAACGTTGCTTAACCCAACTGATTTCCACGAGAAGGAGAAGCCATCCGGTCCCTTCTCTTATCCGCCCCTTCACTCAACGCATCTCCTGACCCAACAAAAAGCGCGACCTAGCAGATCGATCCCTTATCTATGGAGTCCGTCGCTTCCAACTCGCCCtcttcgccgccgccgccgccgcatgCCCATTCCCTTCCCCTCACCCACGTCGGCGAGCGCATCCTCCGCGCGTTCGACCACCCACTCCGCCTCCTTCACCGCTCTGGCGCTGACTTTTTCGTCCTCGGCTCCACCGGCAACGTCTACCAGGTCACCCTCGCCGGCGCGCCTTCCTGCTCCTGCCCCGACCGCGTCGTTCCCTGCAAGCACATCCTCTTCGTCCTCCTACGCGCCCTCGGCCTCCCCCTTGACGCCCCTTGCCTCTGGCGCCCCGCCATCCTCCCCGACGAGCTCGCCCGCCTCTTGGCCACACCCACCGCCGCGGCCGCCGGTGTCTTGGCCGGCGCCCGCGCGCGCGAGCGCTTCCAGCAGTTACGAGGCGGAGAGCGGAGCGCGGGGGCGGACGAGAGGGCGGAGGTGGAAGAGGAGGAGGGGGCGGTATGCCCCGTGTGCTTGGATGAGATGGGCAGGGGAGATAATCAGGGGTTGGTGAGGTGCGGGAGGTGCGGGAACGCGTTGCACGAGGAGTGCTGGGCGAGGTGGAGGCGGAGTCGAGGGCGGAGGATGGCGATCTGCGTGATGTGCAGGGCGCGGTGGCGGAGGAGGGTCAGGGAGCAGGATGCGTACGTTAACCTATCGTCGTACGTGACCGAGGGCGAGTACACGGCGGCGGAGGATGCATCGTGCACTGGATAATACCAAATATAATGGGCTTAGGCTTGGGCTTGTACTTGGGCTTGTACTTGTACTTGTACTTGTACTTGggctttgtatatatatatatatattaatcatcTTATATACGTAGTGTGTGATTAATTCGGCCTATCAAATTTAATTGTAATTATATCAGATCATCAATCAATGTTCGAATAAATATAATTGATATGATTGTAGAAAAAACAAAATCATCACGACGGAATAATCAGGGGATGAAGGAGTTCTTTCTCCGATCCCTATTCTATTTAAtaaatgagaaaaataaataaataatatggtAAAAAATAATTTGTTCACCCTTGTTTTCCAGTAAAAGGTTAATATGTTCATTCGTCAACCCGTCCCATAAATATTAtggcaaaagatgaatacatTGGTCTCAACATCTCTATCAATCCGTCCTAGTGTTaatacgaaggaggtaaatcacggacaactactagtctttagaatagtgactaacacataagggagatatttatcttAATTTTACCGAGATTTGAATCTCAGACCTCATTATAGCAACACTTATTCCCAttgggcgtttggtttagggtaataggagtgagaaatgggaatgggaatcattgattcccattgttaatgtttggattataggaataggaatacaaataagggaatgaatccttgaaattgggtaataactcattcccatgtaccccccttcaatgagtcattaccctattttcatcaattaaaatattcccttattccaaaaatacccttgacttaaaactaaaattttttccattaatatcaaatatcaaaatatatttatttattttttctttcatatcacttatctctccttattctctctcattatattttctctctcatcatagtttctttctcatcattttatcacacactttctctctccttaatctctcctatcacactctctttcctctttttttctcattacactttctctctcctcaatctcttccatcgcattctcttccttctttttttcctcatcacactttctctctcatcatgcattctctctcctcaatctctcccatcacactttcttttttctcatcacactttctctctcatcatattttctctctcctcaatctctcttatcacacttcctccttttttcctcaacacactgtctctcttatcatactttctctcttctcaatctctcttatcacacttactccttttttcctcatcatactttctctctcctcaatctctcttgccaCACTTACacctttttcctcaacacactttctctctcatcatactctctctctcctcaatctctcccatcatattcactgttctctttttctctcaccatactttctctctcctcaatctctctcatgacacactctctccttatttttttctcactatattttctctctcttcatcctctcctatcatactttctctcatatcatattttctttcatcatgctctctccaatcacactctcttttttcattttctctcatcacactttctctctcttcattctttcttatcacactttctctctcataatactttctctctcatcaatctctttcatcatatttttctctcacattaatctttctctcacatctaattttttctcttattttcctttaagggtaaaaaaagaaactttgatttattccgatagaagatatacaactaaccaaacattacttttaagagtgatattcgtgctcatactcattctcattccacaatacaatgattcctatttcgattcctattcctaggaaaaaaCCAAATGTCCCCTTAATGTGTTAACCATTAGACATATACGAGAGGAGAACCCGTCCCATAAATATGAGATTAATATTGAATTCAATACGGATGCCCTAATCTCCTTGGAAATCAGTGGGCCCTACAGGAGAATGGCTGCAGCTTTAAGTGACTTTTACTTCCCTACCTGTTTTGTGCAGACGAAGTAGCTCATGGTCCCATGCCAATGCCCAGTTTGACGAAATTCATAGATGCAAAAAAACTGGTTAACTTGTACGATAAGAATTTGGAGACAAAACACTTTAATTCTAAATTCATCATCTTCAAATTAAGGTTCGAAATTTTTTTTTGGCATAGATACCCCTGCCTATTTGACAAAGAGGCCAACAAATGACTGAGCAGCAGTTAGTTGTTAAGCATTTAAAAGTTGCAGATCGAGCTCGGCAGCTTGTTTCGGTTAAATTGTCACATCTTCCTAAAAGAAATGACAATTTCTGAAACAACACAAGTTTATCTTGCTGCTTAACCCTAGAAATTAACCTGCCATGCTTTGTTATCTTTTTAAATATCCTAGTAGATATTCAACATGACTTTCTGATTCAAAACACTCATGGTTGGCTTAATTACGGTTCATGTGAGGAAGGTAATGAAGAGTAAGAACCAGAAATCCTTTTGCCCAATCGAGTATACTTACTTATGCATTCCAAATGAAGAAATTaaggagaattttttttttctttcttactaTGGCTAATCTCGATCCGTCGTGGATTAAAAAGGTCAAATCATACAATGGAAGCAAGAAGAGCAGGAATCAAACTACAGGGTGAGGCGTGGCGAGAGATAACTCAGACGAGACGACCTTGGGAGACGTCACTGGGAACAAAGGCAGCAACCGTGGCGGCTCTATATATGTCGGCCATAGCACGAGGCGAGGGGTGGAGGTAGAACCCCTTTCCGGCAATGGCTCGGTCCTCAGCCCACTTGGCGGCCTCCGAGCTCGGGTGCAGCGGCCGGCTGAAGGGATCCGGGATCAGGGTCGTCACCGGGCTCAGCGCCAAGGAGGGAAATTCCAGCGTGCTGGGCGAGAGGGCCTCTGGTTGCTTCCGCGGAGAGGATCCAGCAGAGGCGCCGCCGCCAGGGGAGTTGAGAATCGAGCTCATGAACGTCGGCAGGAGGGGGCTAAGCATCTTGAAGTTCCTGAGGCTGTTCCGTCGCTCGTAGAGCTTGAAAGCCTGTTTTTTGGGGCCGGTTGCCTTCCCCGCAGGAGGAGGGGGCTGCTCCATCGGCGCTGAGGC
Coding sequences within it:
- the LOC122013906 gene encoding mitogen-activated protein kinase kinase kinase 1-like yields the protein MESVASNSPSSPPPPPHAHSLPLTHVGERILRAFDHPLRLLHRSGADFFVLGSTGNVYQVTLAGAPSCSCPDRVVPCKHILFVLLRALGLPLDAPCLWRPAILPDELARLLATPTAAAAGVLAGARARERFQQLRGGERSAGADERAEVEEEEGAVCPVCLDEMGRGDNQGLVRCGRCGNALHEECWARWRRSRGRRMAICVMCRARWRRRVREQDAYVNLSSYVTEGEYTAAEDASCTG